From the Pseudomonadota bacterium genome, the window CCCGAACGTGAAGCTCTTCGTGAACCTGCACCCCACGGAGCTTGGGGATCCGGACGGCCTGACCTCGCGCCTGGGGATACTGGCGCCCCAGGCCGGTCGGGTAGTGCTTGAAATCACCGAGCGCAGCGAAGTCATGAATGTCGAAGCCTGGGAGGAGTCGACCAATCGTCTCTGCGAAATGGGGTTTTCGCTGGCTGTCGACGATCTTGGGGCCGGATACAGCTCCCTGTCGGTTCTTGCGGCGCTCAAGCCGCAGTTCATCAAGATCGACATGAGCATCATCCGGGGCGTGGATCGCGATCGGCACAAACGAAGCCTCGTGGAGCTCCTGTGTCGCTTTGGTGAGGCGACTTGTGCGCAGGTCATCGCCGAAGGAATCGAAACGGAGGCAGAAGCCGACGCGGTGTCCGCGGTCGGTGTTCATCTGGTGCAAGGATACCTTTACGGCAGGCCGCAGCTCAAACAGAGCGGGCCGCAGAGCTGACCGTCCCCCTCGGCGCGCCTTGTTTGAAGGCCCTTCCCAGGAAGGCAGGTTCGGACCCCCGATTGTCGCGTCTGGCGATTCGCGCAGTGCGGCAGACTGAACCGACCGCCATCTATCCGGAAACTGGATGCCCTCGGCGGGAGTCAAAAACCGTTTCGCCGGTTCTGAGCCCGCACGACGCCCTCCAGGCTCCCCGAACGTGCTCTGCAGGTCCTTCGTCGCGGGAGCACGCCGGGTGGCGCCCAGCCCTCAGCGATCCGGCCCATTACTTCCGCCGAGGACATCTAGCAGTTGGCCGAAGCGCGCCAGCAGGCGCCTGCCGTGATCCGTATCGCGTGCGTCGCGCCGCAGCGCGTCGGGGTCGATGCCCTCGGCCTCGATCTCGCGCTCGCGTGCGCTGATGTAGCCACGCACGATGTCGGCGTCGAACTCGGGATGAAACTGCACGCCCCAAGCGCGCGTGCCGTAGGCGAAGGCATGGTTCGGGTCGAGCGAGCTAACAGCAAGGCGCTGAGCGTCGCGGGGAAGCTCGGTCACGGCTTGGGTGTGGCTGGCCGGTACGTGAGCGGTCTCCGGCAAACAACCAAGCAACGCGCAGCGTCGGCCGTGGTCGGTGAGCAGCACGTCGATGGTTCCGATCTGCCGACCGTTGGGGTTGTCCCGCACCTTGCCTCCCAGCACGTCGGCGAGCAATTGGTGTCCGTAACAGACGCCCAGCAGCGCAATATCGGCGGCCAGGACCTCCTCGAGCCACAACCCCGTTCGCACGCTCCAAGCTTTTCGATCCGTGAGCAGCGCGGGTGACCCCGTCACGATCACTCCGCGGCTCGAGATGGGTTCGGGTAGCGGCTCACCTTGAGCCACATCCACGACGGTCACATCGCTCTCGCCAATCCCCACGGCGCCCGCAAACCAATGGTGGAAGTCTCCCCTCCGCTCGCGCACCCGCGCCGGCGGCGCCCCCGTCTTGATGATGGTCAGCCGCGCCATGCCTGAATTGTAGCTCCAAAGCTGCCGGTTGGCCGGACGCCGCGATAATCTCGTCGTTGGGCGGCGGCGTGGGATCTGGCGGATTGGTCTGCACAGCCGGATTGCACAAGGCCGGCCCCCCCCGCGCGGGCTTGATCGATCGATCGTACATGCACTTTGGTTCCTCCCTGAGCGCGGGCTACGCTCTCGCTGTAGGCCTAGGACCCACCATCCCGGTCCTGCTTCGTGCGATCGGGGTAGTGTGACTACCTCGTAATCAGGACCGCACAGTGCAAACGTACTCGGTGTCGCTGCGCGCTGACGGCCAGGCAATAGCGGTAGAGCTACCGCTTGCGGCGAAAGTGCCGGAGCACACCGGCGGACGCCGCCCCGGGTCGGGTCGGGTCGGCCGTCACCCGAGGTAGGAGCCAGTACGGTAGTGCCCCTCGCTGGGATCCGTGCGGGAAGCGGGCCGGACCCTCAGAGCCAAGGCCCGTCCCAACCGCGACTCTCGCCCTCCCCCCAGTTTCATTGTTTGAGCCCAACAAACCGCATGCAAAAAACCGACTGCATTCTTTCGTCCGCACGCGTCTCCACGCTCGGCTGCACTCCACCGGCACTGCCCACCGGCGTTATCACAGGCGCCCGTGGATCAGGTGGCAACTGATCCACCGGAGCGTTGCACCTGACCAGGACCACTCCCGTAAACCTTCCCGAAAATTCTTTTGGCTCCGCTCTTACTTCACCGCTCAAACGCCCTCCATCAAGCGTACCCGTAACTACCCCCGAAGCGGGCGATCCCCATCTTGGGGCATACCCCAACCTCACACCCGCCAATCCAGCCCTGATAGGCCCATTAACAATACTTGCTTCAAACATTCTCGTGTTCACAAAATCCTCTGGAACACCCACAATGACATTCCATTGAATAGTTCTTTCCAGATTCTCCGCCGACACAACTACCTTTATTTCCGCAGGTCTCCCTTCACCTTGGTAAGTAACTACAATCGAAATCCGATCAGCCTCCAACCGTGTCCCATCATTGAGGACTACCAAAAGCTGTCCAGGTGGCGCGGTTGCTTGTCGAGAGCTCGTAGTACCATCGCTACACGCTCCCAATACCAAGAAGGCGCTGATGGCAACAATGCGTCTACATATCATATGCAACGTTGAGGTGTAATTGACATGCCCCCCAATCTGGACCCTGCCGCAACGGGCCGCAAGCCAAGACCGGCCGTTTAATCACCGACAGCCGTCGTCCCCAAGTGTCCTCAGATAGCAATACGTTCGCGTTCACGGGCGATGTGCATGCCGCGGGCGCGAACGGCTCTTGCCCTCGACCGCTAGCACGAGCGAATCGAACGCGTCTGCGACCTCCTGCTGCGAGAAGCGGCAGTGCCCGTAGGTCGTTGAATGTCGCTGGAGAAGGACTCCACACTCGCCAGGCTCTTCGCACGCGTCGGCATGCTTGAGTCCGTAGGCTTGCTCGTGCCAGGCCGGGACGATGGGGTCGGACGTGTTGTGCAATGTGACCAGCGGTCCGCTCAACTGGCCGGTGGTTTCGTATCGGGAGAGATCGTCGGCGTCCGACTCGTAGCGAACTATCCCGGCGTTCAGAAGAAAGTCGTTGGCGGAGCCCGAATAGACACGTTCCAGGTTCTCGTACGGTGCGCCTCCGAGCTTCTGCTTTGCGTCTTCGATTCCAAATACGTTGTACCAGAGCACCCCGCCCACAGCCGAAATGGCGGAAAACACTGGATAACGTGGGTCGATGGGCACGCCAGCGACTTTCAAGAGCTGCCATGTGCTGTTGAAGTCATTGAAGAGTACAGGGCCAAGCAAACGTGGATCCCATTGTTGCAGCGCTTGAGCCGGCATGCGATCGGGGCCGCCGGGGAGCACGTGCGGAAAGAAGTAGTCGAACAGCGCACGCACATCGCCGAAGTAGTCCAGCTGGCGCCTGAAGCTGCCGATCGGACCGCACAGCGCGAGACCGCCGTCGAACACGGTGTTCTCAACGCCGGCAGGATCGTCCTCGTCGTCGCGCTCTTCCATGGCAAGCGCTGCGATCAGCCCTCCTTCGGACACACCCACCACATAGGTGGTTTCGGGATCCTGCCGGAGCTCACGCCTGAACACCTTCACCAGATCGGTGCTGTCCGCCAGCCCTTCGAGGACAGCAAGGCCATCATCGCTGAAGCTGGACGCGGCAAAGGCGTAGCCTCGCGCTGTGAAGCCATCGGGAATTGACACGCCGTCAGGTCCAGCGAGCGGCAACGCCGGTGGCGTTACGTCGCTCGGGGCTGTGTAGCCATGCGCATAGACCACGAGCCGCCGGTTCCACGCGCCGCTCGGCATGCAGATGGCGTATTTCGCAGCCCCTGCGCGATGCGTGCCCTTGCGGCAGATCGAGCTAGTCGCCAACGAGGCGCTCGGCACTGCACCGATGTTCGTATCCTTGTCCGCATCCTTGCTCGTGCCGGGGGCGGCAAGTGCTGCCGTCTGTGCCTGGAAGCCCCAGTTATCAGCGATGTTCGCGTGTTCGCCAAGCGTACATGCTCCAGCGCTCACCCCCAGCGCGAGTGCCAGCCTGATCACATTTTGCGCCATACGCGTACCTCCTAGAGCAGGACGCTTTGCCGCATCCAGCGGCGCCCAGTCCTCACCGAAACACACGA encodes:
- a CDS encoding glutamine amidotransferase, which produces MARLTIIKTGAPPARVRERRGDFHHWFAGAVGIGESDVTVVDVAQGEPLPEPISSRGVIVTGSPALLTDRKAWSVRTGLWLEEVLAADIALLGVCYGHQLLADVLGGKVRDNPNGRQIGTIDVLLTDHGRRCALLGCLPETAHVPASHTQAVTELPRDAQRLAVSSLDPNHAFAYGTRAWGVQFHPEFDADIVRGYISAREREIEAEGIDPDALRRDARDTDHGRRLLARFGQLLDVLGGSNGPDR